Within the Saccharopolyspora gloriosae genome, the region CGAAACTCTGGTCTCGCACCGCGGGGGCGGAGCCGGAGTCCGGCAGTCCCTTACTTGCCCAACTTACGACGCTGGACGCGGGTCCTGCGCAGAAGCTTGCGGTGCTTCTTCTTGGACATGCGCTTGCGGCGCTTCTTGATGACCGAGCCCATGCGGAATCCTTCGCTGTCGGCGTTGGTACGAATGTCATTTCGTGCCGGTGCGGCCCCGTGGCGCACCGCCGGTGAGCGCACCGGCATCAAGCACGACCGATCCCGCAGCCTACCCGCCCACCGGTGACGCCCTGACGACGTGGTCCGTCACGGCGGCCCGAAGCCCCCGGACGGGCTGATGCCGCGTCCGGAGGCGGACGACGATTTTCCCGCGATGAAGCCAGAACGCGGCCCTTCAGCCCGCGTTGTAGTAGGCGTTCTCCAAGTAGCTGTGCACGTCGTTCTCCGCCACGCGGAACGAACGTCCCACCCGTGCGGCTGGGAGATCACCGGCGTGCACGAGCCGGTAGACGGTCATCTTCGACACCCGCATCAACCTGGCCACTTCGGCCACGGTGAGGAACTGCACCTGCCCGACCTGCGGGGGTGCTTGCTGGGTGGGTTCCGAGTTCGCAGACATGCTTCACCGAGTCCTTAGACACGTGACGCGCCGTCGGCTTCCCCTCCGACGGACTCCACACGCACGTGCTCTGTCGAGAGTAGCGGGACGCCTGGGAATCCTGCGATGCACGAACGTCCCGGTTTCAGGAGTTTCCGCCCGTCAGGACCCCTACACCACATCTCGAAACCGCCCGATGAAGCCAACCTCGGCCACCCGGTCCGGAGTCAGTCGTGGGCGCTGCCGAGCTCGACGGAACGGTCCCTGGCGGCCTCGATCGCGTCGATGAGGGCGGCTCGCACGCCGTGCTTCTCCAATTCCCGGATGCCGGCGATGGTGGTGCCCGCGGGCGAGGTCACGGCCTCGCGCAGCATCACCGGGTGCCCCTCCGAACCGTCGCGCAGCATGGTCGCCGCGCCCACGGCGGACTGCACGATCAAATCCGCCGCGGTGGCTCGCGGGATGCCCAGCAGAATGCCGGCGTCGATCATGGCCTCGACCAGGTAGAAGAAGTAGGCGGGGCCGGAACCGGACAGCGCGGTCACCGCGTCCTGCTGCTTCTCGGGGACCCGGACGACCTGGCCGACGCTGCTGAGCATCTCCTCCACCAGCGCCAGGTGCTTCTCGTCGGCGCGCGAACCGGCCGAGATGGCGCTCATCGCCTCACCGACGACCATCGGCGTGTTCGGCATCACCCGCACCACCGGCGTGCCCGCGGCGAGACGGCGCTCGTAGAGCTTCGTCGGCAGTCCCGCGCACAGCGACACCACCAGCGTCGCCGACTCCAGCAGCGGCGCCACCTCGTCCAGCAGCGGCTCGATGTCCTGCGGCTTGACCGCCACGACCAGCACGTCCGCGCGGCGTACCGCGGCACTGATCTCGACGTGCTCGATGCCGTACTTCGCGGTGAGTTCGGCGGCCCGCTCCGGATGGCGCTCGGTGAACAGCAGATCGGCCGGGTTCCGCCCGGCGTGCAGGAGCCCCGACAGCAGGGACTCGCCGATCTTTCCTGCGCCCAGCACGGCAATGGTGTTCATGCGAATCAGGGTGCCAGAACGTCCCCTCAGGACCCTCCCCAGGCGTCACCTGCGCGGTTAGTGTGTCCGCAGCCACGACACCGCCGTTGATGGAGCGCCTGCGCGCGCGGATTTGGAGGACCGATCCCGATGCTGAGCACGATGCACGACGGCCCGCTGTCGATCGCCAGGATCTTGGAACACGGCAGCACCGCCCACGGCGCTTCGGAAGTGGCGACGTGGACCGGGGAGCAGGCCCGCCGCCGCAGCTACGCCGAAGTCGGCCGCCGCGCGGCTCAGCTCGCGCACGCGCTCCGCGAACTCGGCGTCACCGGGGACCAGCGGGTCGCCACGTTCATGTGGAACAACGCCGAGCACCTGGAGATCTACCAGGCGGCCCCGTCGATGGGCGCGGTGCTGCACACGCTGAACATCCGGCTGTTCCCGGAGCAGATCACCTACATCGCCGACCACGCCGAGGACCACGTGGTGGTCGTGGACGCGAGCCTGATCCCGCTGTTCCAGAAGATCCTCCCGACGCTGAGCACCGTGCGGCACGTGGTCGTCAACGGCGACCCGGCGTCGCTGCAAGCGCCCGAGGGCGTTCAGGTGCACGAGTACGAGCAGCTGCTGCGCGGCCGCCCGGAGACGTTCGACTGGCCCGAACTGGACGAACACAGCGCCGCGGCCATGTGCTACACCTCCGGCACCACCGGCAACCCGAAGGGCGTCGTCTACTCGCACCGCTCGATCTGGCTGCATTCCATGCAGGTGTGCATGTCGGACGGGATGGCGCTGGCGCAGGCCGACCGCGGGCTGGCCGTGGTGCCGATGTTCCACGCGATGTCCTGGGGCTTGCCGTACGCGGCGCTGATGAGCGGCGCCTCGCTGATCATGCCGGATCGGTTCCTGCAGCCGGAACCGCTGGCCCGGATGATCGGCACGCTGCACCCGACGATGGCCGCGGCCGTGCCGACGATCTGGCAGGGCCTGCTGCAGCACCTCGACCAGAACCCGCAGGACATCTCCTCGCTGCGGGAGGTCGTGGTGGGCGGCTCGGCGTGCCCGCCGTCGCTGATGCGGACCTTCCAGGAGCGCTACGGCATCCCCGTGCTGCACGCGTGGGGCATGACCGAGACCTCACCGCTGGGCAGCGTCGCCCGGCCGCCCGGCTCGGCGACCGGCGAACAGCAGTGGCCGTACCGGGAGTCGCAGGGCCGGTTGTCCTCGGCCGTGCAGGCACGGCTGATCGACGACACGGGCAACGAACTGCCGTGGGACGGCAAGAGCGTCGGCGAGCTGGAGGTGCGCGGCCCCTGGGTCGCGTCCTCGTACTACAACAACGACGACCCCGACAAGTTCCGCGACGGCTGGCTGCGCACCGAGGACGTCGGCACGCTCTCGGCGGACGGCTTCCTGCGGCTCACCGACCGCGCCAAGGACGTGATCAAGTCCGGTGGCGAGTGGATCTCCACGGTGGAACTGGAGAACCACCTGGTGTCGCACCCCGCCGTGGCCGAGGCGATGGTCGTGGGCGTGCCGGACCCGAAGTGGGACGAGCGACCGCTCGCCGCCGTGGTGCTGCACGAAGGAGCGCAGGTGGACGTGGCGGAGCTGCGCGCGTTCCTGACCGACCGGGTCGCGAAGTGGCAGCTGCCGGAGCACTGGACGTTCATCGACGAGGCGCCGAAGACGAGCGTCGGCAAGTACGACAAAAAGCGCCTCCGCAAACAGCACGCCGACGGCGAGCTCGCACTGCGGCACGTGGAGTGACCTCGGCTCGTTCGCCTGAGGTGGCCGGGTAGCGGAACCTCAGCGGCCTTCTCGCTGCGGGATCTTTTTCCCGAGTGGCTCCGCCACGAGGGAAAAAGCCGTCCTCGCGAGAAGGCCGCTGAGAACCCGCCGGTGGTCGGCTTCTCGACGTGGGCTATGCGCTGACGCGCATACAAGCACGCTTCGCCGCACGGCACGGCCTCCGGCCGCGAGGCAGGCGGGGCTTCGCCCGCCCTTCGCGGACTTCGCCGCTGAAAGCACGGCTACGCCGCACGGCACGGCCTCCGGCCGCGAGGCAGGCGGGGCTTCGCCCGCCCTTCGCGGGCTTCGCCGCTGAATGCACGGCTTCGCCGCGAGGATTCTGGTTCCGCTGTTGGTGCGGTCGACGAGCTCCGGGATCCCGGCTCTTCGGGCGTCCCGGTGGATCACTCCGCTGGGGACTCGGCGGGCTCGGCTTCGGCGCCGTCGGTGATCGTCTTCTCCTTGCCGCGTTCCGCGTTGGAGAAGGTGGTCTGGACGTCGGCGAGGTGTTCGTTGACCAAGTGCGCCAGGTGCAGTGCGCGGTCGTAGGCCGCGCCCTGCACCGTCGGCTGGGCCGCCGAGGCCCACTTCTCCTGTGCTCCGCACAGGTTGCACACCTGTCCGCCGCCCGAGTGCTTGAAGTCGAGCTGGATGGGGTGGATGCGCACGGTCGGCACGGCTGATCTCCCTAAGGTCGGCGGTCCTTCGGCCGGAGTCGCCACCCTAACCCCGCGGCCCGCCCGAACCGGGCAGGCCGCGCACGGCCTGCCCGCGGGCTCATTTCGCGCTCAGCGCGAGCTGGCGTGCCTGGCACACCAGGCGGCCCGTGGAGTCGATGACGAGCGTGTCCTCGTCGAACCACTGCCCGTGCACCGCTTTGGACTCCACCACGAGCCGGAGCCAGCCGTTCGCGGGCCGAGCCCGCAGCAGCGCCGTCAGCTGCACCGTCGGCGACCAGCCGAAGCGGCCCAGGTTGAACGTGACGGGCATCGTCAGATCCCCGGCGATGAGCCCGAACATGAGGTCCGGCTGCCCCTGGTGGGGTCTGGCCCACATCCGCAGCCGCAGCGGTTCACTGGTGCTGCCGCGCAGGAATCCGGCGCCGCGCGGATCCAGCCGCATGTCGCAGGCCCGAGCCAGCCCGTACGGCCCGCCCGCGTCGGCGCTACCGAGGTCGACCGCGTCCGGCGGCGGATTCACCGGCATGTCCGGCAGATCCGACCAGGTCGGCGGCTCGGCGGGAACCTCGCCGAGGGTGATCGTGGAATCCACGCACACCTGCCCGGCCTGCTCCAGCACCGCCCGGACGACGGTGACCGTCCGGCCTGCTTTGAGGCGCTCGGTGCGCAGCAGCACCGGCCCCACCTTCGGCGAACGCAGGTACTGGGCGCTGACCGACAACGGATCCAGTGCGGTCTCACCGACGGCGGCACGGCTGAGCAGTGCCAGCAGATAACCGCCGTGCGGCCGGTCGCCGACGGCCCAGTCCTGGTGCAGATCGGCGACGAAAGTGCCGTCTCCCAGCGGGCGGACGGAGAGGGTGTCGAGGAAAGGGGTGTCGTTCACGCGCGACCCGCGCAGTGCCGGCGTCGCTCATGAGCGAGCGAGGCGCGCATCGTACTCATGCCATGATCCTACGTCCCGGTTTCGAAGTTGATCACGGCCCGGTGCGGGGATCGCCGGCTCGCGGCCGACCGGGAGCTTGCAGGTGCAAGCGGGCGAACACCAGCGACTCGGCCAGCAACGCGGCACGTTCCTGCTGGTTGCGCGCTTTCCTGCTGTTCACTTCGAGTACAACCGAGCCCTCGAAACCGTCCGCGGCGAGCAGCTCGCAGACCTGCGCGCAGGGCTGGGTGCCGCGCCCCGGCACGAGATGTTCATCACGAGGCGCTCCGGTGCCGTCCGCGAGATGGACGTGCGCGAGCCGGTCCTGCATCCGCTTGTACAACTCCACCGCGTCCACGTGCGCCGCCGCGGCGTGCGACAGGTCCAGCGTGTAGTTGCGGTAACCGACCTCCGTAGGATCCGGCGAGGGCGTGAACGCCGACAACCCGCCCGCCCGGCCGCCGCGCAACCGGTTCAGCCTGTTCGGCGGGCGGATCGGAAACATGTTCTCCACCGCGACCCGGATGCCGCTGGTCTCCTCCAGCTCGCCGACCAGCTCACCGAAACCTTCGGCGTACCGGCGCTGCCAGCGGAACGGCGGGTGCACCACCACCGTCGAGGCGCCCAGGTCGCCGGCGGCCACCACCGCGCGGCGCAGCCGTTCCTCCGGTTCCGGCGACCACACCCGCTGCGTGATCAGGAGGCAGGGCGCGTGCACCGCGAGGATCGGCACCCCGTGCTCCTGCGCGAGCCTGCGCAACGCGTCGACGTCCTGACTCACCGCGTCCGCCCAGACCATCACCTCGACCCCGTCGAAGCCCAGGTCGGCGGCCATCTCGAACGCGGCCCGCGCGGGCTGCGGCCACACGGACGCGCTGGAGAGCCCGACCGGGATGTCGGGGCGGCTCGCCTCGGTCGTCATATGCGGTTGCGGTGTCATGTCCTGCCCCAGCGTTTCGCGGCCCCACCACCTGATGTCACCCCGGCGTCGAGCCCGATCTCACTGCCCGATCAGCAGTGCGGCTGGTGACACGGTGCAGATCAGCCCGACCAGCACCGCGAGCAGGATCGTCTGCAGATCGTCGGTACGCAAGAACTTCCGCGCGACGAACACCAACGCACCCGTGATCGCCAGCGCCGCGACCAGCGCCGCGATCGGGATCGCCGTCCACAGCCAGCGGAACGCGAACCACATCACGCCACCGCAGACCAGCCCGGCGCCGCCCTGCAACGCCAGTACCAGCCACTCCTTGCCGGTGGTCCGCTCGGGTACCTCGTCGGCGTCGTCGGCCCGGTAGTCGTCGGCGTCCAGCCCTGCGGGCAGGGCCTCGTCGTAGTCGTCGAACTCGTCATCGGCGTCGTAGCCGTCCCGGTGGTACCGGGTGTCTTCGCCGCCGTCGGCGTAGTCGTAGGCCGCTTCACCGGAGTAGCTGTTCCCGGTGCGGTCGTAGTCCTCGTAATCGTCGAAGTCGTACGGGTCATCGGAGCGTTGCGGCGCTTCCGGCGTTCCGGGGTAGGCCATCATCGCGGTGCCTTCGGCTCCCGCGCTCTTGGCTTCGGCCTCCACCCTCGGCAACTGCTCGGTGACGCCCTCGACGGGCGGCGGCCCCGCGGGGGCGTGTCCGGGCAGCGCCGGCTGCTGGACGGTCATCTCCGCGTCCGCGTGCCCGGTGTCGGGCTCGGCCGGAGCGGTCGCGCGCGGCGGTGCTCCCGCGGCGGCGAAGCGGCGAGCCCAGAAGCCGGAGCCCTGATCGGGATCGGCGACGTCGTCCTCGGGCGGTGCGGGTTCCGCGGCGGGAGCCGGGCCTGCGTGCGGTCCCGGCGCGTTCGGCGGAACCGGGCCGGCTGGGGCGGGCGGCGG harbors:
- a CDS encoding 30S ribosomal protein bS22 — translated: MGSVIKKRRKRMSKKKHRKLLRRTRVQRRKLGK
- a CDS encoding long-chain fatty acid--CoA ligase → MLSTMHDGPLSIARILEHGSTAHGASEVATWTGEQARRRSYAEVGRRAAQLAHALRELGVTGDQRVATFMWNNAEHLEIYQAAPSMGAVLHTLNIRLFPEQITYIADHAEDHVVVVDASLIPLFQKILPTLSTVRHVVVNGDPASLQAPEGVQVHEYEQLLRGRPETFDWPELDEHSAAAMCYTSGTTGNPKGVVYSHRSIWLHSMQVCMSDGMALAQADRGLAVVPMFHAMSWGLPYAALMSGASLIMPDRFLQPEPLARMIGTLHPTMAAAVPTIWQGLLQHLDQNPQDISSLREVVVGGSACPPSLMRTFQERYGIPVLHAWGMTETSPLGSVARPPGSATGEQQWPYRESQGRLSSAVQARLIDDTGNELPWDGKSVGELEVRGPWVASSYYNNDDPDKFRDGWLRTEDVGTLSADGFLRLTDRAKDVIKSGGEWISTVELENHLVSHPAVAEAMVVGVPDPKWDERPLAAVVLHEGAQVDVAELRAFLTDRVAKWQLPEHWTFIDEAPKTSVGKYDKKRLRKQHADGELALRHVE
- a CDS encoding sugar phosphate isomerase/epimerase, whose amino-acid sequence is MTTEASRPDIPVGLSSASVWPQPARAAFEMAADLGFDGVEVMVWADAVSQDVDALRRLAQEHGVPILAVHAPCLLITQRVWSPEPEERLRRAVVAAGDLGASTVVVHPPFRWQRRYAEGFGELVGELEETSGIRVAVENMFPIRPPNRLNRLRGGRAGGLSAFTPSPDPTEVGYRNYTLDLSHAAAAHVDAVELYKRMQDRLAHVHLADGTGAPRDEHLVPGRGTQPCAQVCELLAADGFEGSVVLEVNSRKARNQQERAALLAESLVFARLHLQAPGRPRAGDPRTGP
- a CDS encoding thioesterase family protein translates to MNDTPFLDTLSVRPLGDGTFVADLHQDWAVGDRPHGGYLLALLSRAAVGETALDPLSVSAQYLRSPKVGPVLLRTERLKAGRTVTVVRAVLEQAGQVCVDSTITLGEVPAEPPTWSDLPDMPVNPPPDAVDLGSADAGGPYGLARACDMRLDPRGAGFLRGSTSEPLRLRMWARPHQGQPDLMFGLIAGDLTMPVTFNLGRFGWSPTVQLTALLRARPANGWLRLVVESKAVHGQWFDEDTLVIDSTGRLVCQARQLALSAK
- a CDS encoding helix-turn-helix domain-containing protein, coding for MSANSEPTQQAPPQVGQVQFLTVAEVARLMRVSKMTVYRLVHAGDLPAARVGRSFRVAENDVHSYLENAYYNAG
- the proC gene encoding pyrroline-5-carboxylate reductase, with amino-acid sequence MNTIAVLGAGKIGESLLSGLLHAGRNPADLLFTERHPERAAELTAKYGIEHVEISAAVRRADVLVVAVKPQDIEPLLDEVAPLLESATLVVSLCAGLPTKLYERRLAAGTPVVRVMPNTPMVVGEAMSAISAGSRADEKHLALVEEMLSSVGQVVRVPEKQQDAVTALSGSGPAYFFYLVEAMIDAGILLGIPRATAADLIVQSAVGAATMLRDGSEGHPVMLREAVTSPAGTTIAGIRELEKHGVRAALIDAIEAARDRSVELGSAHD